The Plasmodium vivax chromosome 7, whole genome shotgun sequence DNA window aagaagcttaTAGGCAGCTACAAGTACATCGGTGCATCGATCGACATGGATCTGGCCACCGCGAATGATGGCGTGACCTACTACAACAAGATGGGGGAGCTCTACAAGACGCACTTGGATGGAGTGAAAACAGAGATTAAGAAAGTCGAAGATGATATTAAAAAGCAAGATGAGGAACTTAAAAAGTTAGGAAATGTTAACAGTCAAGATAGTAAAAAGAACGAATTTATTGCCAAAAAGGCCGAGCTGGAGAAGTACCTCCCGTTCCTGAATAGCCTCCAAAAGGAGTACGAGTCCCTCGTGAGCAAGGTGAACACCTACACAGACAACCTAAAAAAAGTCATCAACAACTGCCAGctggagaaaaaggaagccgAGATCACTGTAAAGAAATTGCAGGACTACAACAAGATGGATGAGAAGTTGGAGGAGTACAAAAAatcggagaaaaaaaatgaagtgaagTCTTCTGGTCTTCTGGAAAAATTGATGAAATCAAAATTGATTAAAGAAAACGAGTCCAAGGAAATATTATCCCAGCTGCTAAATGTGCAAACTCAGTTATTAACTATGAGCTCCGAGCACACATGTATAGACACCAATGTGCCTGATAATGCAGCCTGCTATAGGTACTTGGACGGAACGGAAGAATGGAGATGCTTGTTAACCTTTAAAGAAGAAGGCGGCAAGTGTGTGCCAGCATCGAATGTGACTTGTAAGGATAACAATGGTGGTTGTGCCCCTGAAGCTGAATGTAAAATGACGGACAGCAATAAAATCGTCTGTAAATGTACTAAAGAAGGTTCTGAGCCACTCTTTGAGGGAGTTTTCTGTAGCTCCTCCAGCTTCCTAAGCTTGTCCTTCTTGTTGCTCATGTTGCTTTTCCTCCTGTGCATGgagctttaaaaataacacaaaTAAAAGTGCAGCAAGTGCAGCGGCGCCacgtgcaattttttttttttttttttttcctgcctaGCATTTTGAGTTCTGAACTGGGCTTTTGGCTGCACagttcccaatttttttctttaatcatggacaaaaaaaaaaaaaaaagaacccattttgtgaCGTCCCCCAGGtggcatatatatgtatgtacatatgtacgtattatatgcattatgtatgtacgtatgtgtatatgcGCACGTTCCcaaaaagtgagaaaaaaaaaaaaaaaaatcttttaacATACGCCCTTACATAAGCTTTACTAGATAGATCCACCCACGAGTCTGCATCGGGATTAATTACGTGTCGTGTTTACACACCCTGTTGAGAGTGAGAGGCCTTAAACCTGCCAACGTGTATGCATACAACATAGGCGCAGTTTTGCCCCCGTGAGGGGGCAgttgcatgcacatgtatatgtatacacattaACATACCAGTTGCATGGCTCTTTGCTTACGCGCGTTTACAACACCCTTGGAAGTAGAGCGACGCGACGTCAAAACGTGAGGTGAACGTGAGGTGAAAAAGTGGCCTCTACAGTACATCCCCTTGCTGcttgcatatttatatatattttctatacaCCACCTGGCtgagcattttttatgttcctttattgtattatatttttatctttatttttatcctatctttatttttatttttattttccttttttttttttttcttttaaaatgcaaaCTAGCACAATTTAGtaacttttttcccccttttttaatcgAAAATACagcttaaattttttcaccgCGGGGTGGTGTTCCTTCCTGTGGTTGGCAGGGCAGAAAAATCCTCGCTTTGGGAGGGCAGCGAAAAATCCTCGTTTTGGCAGGGCAGCGAAAAATCCTCGTTTTGTGCCAACCGCGCTTGAAAATGACTGTAGGCTATTTCCGGTGGGGGGTTGGAAAATTTAACCTTGAAATTCCCGCGCGATTGGCGGCGTATATTTGAATGACCAGTGTTATGGCGGAGGTGGGAGCTGGGCagccaggggggggaggcggccatTGCAAAAGCAGCCACGTGAGTAACCACCCGAGCAACGGCGCGAACGCAGCGAACGCAGCGAACCCCGTGAAGGGCAGCGGCGGGGGAGGAGGGCACGCCGAACTGATGTTGAGGGGCGGTGCCGATCTGGCAAGAGGAGTACCCAGATTCCCCCCAGGGTATAACGCAAATGCTCTGGCGCCCCCCTCGACTGAAAGGAAAACCAAATCGAGGGAGGACATGCACACTGAGGGGAATGCTGCTATAGAGGAGGGAATCCCCCGCACACGTAAttgttcgcaaaaaaaaaataaccacgGGGATGAAAGAACAAAGGATGCGCGtgggagtaaaaaaatattttgcataaacgggaagaagaagtgtgcaaaaaaaagcggcacaCAAAATGATTGTGTCGTCAACGAATGGGACGATGAACAAACAAATtgcaatttgaaaaatgaagaaatatgtttttttggAGGGGACCAACATAGCAAAATGGATGATGCACACGTGCATGGGAAGTACAAGAGTGtttcaaaaagggagggaaggcagggaagagggaaaaaaataaccagcAATGGTCACCTCGTTAGGGATGTGAAGCAGAGCGCACACGTGGGGGATACGCCCAGCCAAAAACTGAGCGATAAAAAGGATGGAAGTGCTCAGGCGAACCATGTGGACAGGGCGAATAAACCGGTGGAAACTTCGGCCAGTGAACAGGGCCATGCGAACAGGGAGCAGCAGCATAGGGGGGCGCTGcacagggggaggagaaaccATTATAGTGATGCAAAATTGGGGAGGGAACAGCCAAATGGAAATTATTACGACAAGTCAGATTAcgtgaaaagggaaagggtgGTGGACCATTATAAAAAGTTAGACGGTGTTTACCCCAGCCATAGTGGAAGGAGGAGCAATCGCGGCTACCATCAAAGGGGAAGCTACCGAAACGAACCCACCGGAAGGGGGACAACGGATCGGTGGCATCGTTACTACCCCAAAGAGAGAACTAGCAAGGCGGCGGAAGGGGGCAGGAGAGACCGAAATGGAATTACCCCTAACAGCGGTCATTCGGTTCTCCCACCTTTGAATAACCCCCCCCAAGGTAGCAACATGGGCATGAAGTACCCCAATGAAGTAGTccaaagagggggaaaagaaaaaactacCTTTAGTCACTCTGGTGAGCatgaaaagggaaggcaaaCAGAAGTGCGCTCAGTTCAGGTGGACCACTCGGCGGACTCACTCCAAGAGAATTTTGCACACAGAAATGAGGTCCCTCCCAGTAAGGGGAAAACGCTCTCCCAGTTGCATCGGAACGAAAAATCGGAAGAACACTTTACGAATGGCCTCCAAGAAACCAGTGAGAGTACCCCCACGGTGGAAAACACTTACTTAAATGAGTTGAGCCCAATCAACATGGCTGCAAATGGTTGTAGGGGGGCTCTCCTTGAAAGAGAAATTGAAGGAGACCAAAGTGGCCCCTTTTATATTCACCGTGGGGTCAGAAATAATGACGTGGTGGAAGTCCCAAGGGAGGAGCCCAACTGGAAAAGCACAAATAaccatttggagaaaaaggTCGGCCCAAATGAACCCCCCAGTGGAGGAGGTACCAACCAGAAGGATACCCCACCGATGGGAGGGAGCCCAAATGCGAATGACAATCTGAGGAAGTTgaagagggaagaagaaaaaaaaaaagtaatgaaCTGGAAGCTGGAGGAGCAAACGCTGCTTGAGGAAGGGCTGAGGGTTTACAAggacttaaaaaattgccccgaaaaatgggaaaaggtTAGCGAAATTGTGAAGACGAAGGGGCCCGAGGACTGCTTGAAGCGGTTCCTCTACTGCAGGTTCGTCGTTCtgaaggaaaagcaaaagatgGAGAAGGAGCTGCAGGAACGGCAGCGGGGAGAGCGGGAAGAACCGAGCGAAGTCAAACCGAGCGAACCGAACCAACCGAATGAGCCGAACGACCCGAACGAGGAAGGCAGCGAGCAGGCGAACGAGGAGCTGGAGCAGGACATTGACAGCGACGACATGAACATCAATAACAACGCGAACATAACGGGGAAGAGCCTCGTGCTTGGCAACGTCCACATCAAAAATATATCCCTCTACAAGGCCGTCCAGTTGAAGTAGGTGCTTGCAGCGGGGGCCTCCGCGTGTGTGGGGGTCCCCACGGCAAGAAGGCCTCGCAGTTGTGCACGCTTCATGTGTATGCCCCATATGTGTACACTTCGCATGCGCTCTCTTCACATGTACGTGCTCGCGGAtccccctttcccccccaaggCTGCAGCTGCTTTGCACCCGGTGCTGCAACACATTTGATGTCACCACGACGAGCAAAGACGCGCCCCAGTTAGGTAGAGCGGGAGTGTCCACCCTGCGCATTTGGCGCGCCAGGCCTTTTCTCTTTATTGCCCCTTTattgtctttttttccattatgGCACATCATGAtgctgttttttcttccccccctcctttgCATGCAGTTTGCACCTGCGCGAACTGCAGCAGCAGCGCCGTTGTGGAGGTGTACAGAAATATTTGCTTCATGGAAAACAGCTGCGTGTGCGTTTTGAAGTTTAACCAGTGCTCGCTGATGGTGAGTCGAGGGTGGAAACGACTCCAAGGAgttttactctttttttgcgGCGTTTCCCATACGCGTATGTTTATGTttactcctttttatattattatttttgcccccttttttaggACTTGCTAAGCGGGGATTACAGCGTGAACTGCGAAAGCTGTGGGAGGAAGAGCATCCTGAAGAATGTCACCTCTGGTACTGCCTCAAATCGGATGGGCGTCGCCCCAGGGGGGGCAGTTGCCTCTCCCCGcacgcatgtgtgtgcatgggTGAAGGTGGACACTCGCCCACTCGCCAACGCGCCCACTGGCCAGCGTGCCACTCCCGCACCGTCATTCTGCACCGACGCGCCAtttacccctccccccatgaCAGGCAAAGAAATGCACGCCAACTGCCAGAAGTGCTTCACCAAGCTGGAATTCAAATACAGCGGCTTCTCCTTTGACGAGATAGTCAGCGCGAACAATGCCGCGATCAAAAAGTAAAGCCATCGTGTGAATGTGTGTGTAcctgtgtgcatatgtgtgaATATGTGCATCTGTGTGCACCATCGGGGGGCAGGCACCTGCGCGCGTATGCCCCCAACGCATGTACGTCTGAGCAGCCATAAAACAGTTGGCGCGTTGCCACGTTGGCACGTTGGctcttcacccccccccgtgcagaATCGACGAAATGATAAACAAGCTGTTCACGAAAAAGAAGTCCAGCAAGAAGGCCGTGGCTGCACcgaacaatttgaagatagaaaaatgcaaaaacgTTATAAAGGTAAATAATATAGAAGTGAAGGATGGTGCATGcaagcattttaaaaagtccCATCGCCTCTTCAAATTCCCCTGTTGTAACAAGGTGAGCGTTGCCGCGTAGTGGCGACTCACCCCGGGGGGTATATAAACACTCGGGTGGGTATGTGCACCCCGCATGATTTGCGTCCTTTCCGTGATCATCCTTTTTGCAACATCACTCCgttttgctgcccccccatCCGTGCGTTATttctgcttcccccttttaaagaTATTTCCGTGCCCCACTTGCCACGATTTAAATAGCAACCACGAATGCGGCATTGCCAAGCGGGTGATTTGCGGATTTTGCTTCCGTGAATTTGATGACGACGACGTGTGCGTGTGTCAGCGGGACAAGAAGGCGAAGAAAGGCGGCAACTTCTGGGAGGTTTGCGAAATGAGCGAGAAAAGCGTGGCGCGCGAGTCACCCGCGTGTGATAGCAGTCCAAATGTGCCAACTGTGCCACATGCACATACGGGCTATATACCGATGCACGCGTGTGCATACGCGCATGCCGCTTCGCGTGCCCACACACCTTTCCCACTGCCCccattttaacttttccaGGGAGGAAAAGGATGCCGCAACGCAGTCGCGCTGAGCAGGAATGACTCCAAGAAGTACAAGTTGTTGAACCGGCAAACTgtgcagaagaaaaagaagaagtagcAGAGGCGGGGTTGGCCGCGGGTCAGGTAGGCGCGTCTGGCGGTGGGCCATACGGGCGAGTAAAACCGGCGCGTCGCCACACTTGTGCCATTTGGATcttcacaaatggggggaataCATCCTGCGCTGCGCAGTATGTggctttaatttttgttttcacgCGCAGTTTTTTgtgcgaatttttttacgcaaatTTCTTTGCGCGAATTTTTTCACGCGCACTTTTTTacgcgaattttttttgccaatttccttgcgcgaatttttttccagttaGCACTtgccctttttatttcgccCACATTTACAACGCTGTGTgatttacttttaaaaaccTAATTTACTATGATGCGTGAATTTAAATTGGGGAATTCATTTGCGGTAAATGGGtaggaggttaaaaaaaaattgatgagcGGTAGGTGTGTAAATGGGCGGATGACTGGACAGCTATATAACGGTCGCGTAAAGGGTTAACCAACTGAGTGAAAAACCTCGCGCGTGGCTTCAAAGGCACGCCCCGTGGCAATTCATCAGCAGGGCTGAGGCAATCACgcgagaacaaaaaaaagaaaggaaaaagcgcGCGCGAAGCGACGCACAAAGAAAACACAAGACGAATGAGGTGAATAAAATGGCGCGATAAACGCGCTACGTGCAAAATAAGGGGCatgcatttttacaaaaaaaaaggagaagggcCTTTCCGAGCCTGCATCAAATTGGGTCCTTGGGAgacaaaaacaaatattgGCACCTGCGGTGGGGGAAGGAGGGCGGAATTGGTAACGCGGTGTGGGAACGCGGTGTGGGAACGCGGTATGGACGAGCGGAAGCCAACGAAAtggcaaattggcaaaatggTGGACGAACGGACGAACGGGCGAGCTCACGGGGTGCACCCGGGGAGGAGCCTCTTCGAGCCTCCGCTCCCGCTGACGCCTCCACCGCCGCCGCACCTCCGCTGCGCCTTACTTGTGGGAGAAATGCAACTTATGGATGTTGCGAAAGCCGGGCTCTCCGTCGTACTGGAagtaaattttgttcttgtTTTGAATAAACGCTTTGTCAATCTTCACCTTGATGTCACTCCCCTGGCAGAGCTTAATCGCACTGGACATGCCGATCTGCAcctgaaaaatgtgaaacaTATTGCGAAACCCGATGACTTCAATAACCTTATCGTCCATCTTCTGCTTTCGGTACTTCTGCTTCCGTTTCTTTTGTCTGTAGAAGTCCAGTCTATACGATTTGTATATGTTGCTGTAGTCGAATGGCTGCTCGTTCgtctgggggggggaagaaggatTCTCCTCGCCTTGTGGATGATTCTCTCCTTCACTGTGTAGAGTAGTCTCATTcgtttcttcattttggaaaaactcCGATGGGTTGACTTCCTCCCCAGCCGAGTGTTTCAAAGCGGCACTTTTTAGAAACTCCGTCATGGCCATCTTTTTATGGTCATCATAAGGGTGTCCATTCCTGTCCCCGAAACGGTTCGAAAGAATTCCTCCGCTCTTTTGATGGGGCAAATGATCATTCATTGGGCAGCCGATAAAGCTGCTATTGCTGGAGCTGTTGGTTGATTTGTTCCCCTCCGGTTGTTCCTTCccctgcttcttctcctcctgcttGCTTGGCCGCCTCCCAAcatgctcccttttttgcctatCAACATCCGAATGGTAGTTTTTATCCTTGTCGTCCTCCTTCCATATTTTAAGCCCCCCAAGAAAGTACGGGATGTTAATCAAGCACACGCTTTCAATATCCTCATCAATTTTGACCTTCTTCCCATCGCAGTACAGTTTTATGTTCTTGTTTAGCTTATATTTGTACGTGTTGAAGCAGAAGTCCCTGAAGCCTACCTCTCCGTAGagtattttatttccaattcggctattaaaaaaatgggggaactTTTTCCGGATGttgtcaaaatggagagctaACCTGGAGATTATCCCAAAGTCAAAGTAGTTTATAAAgctattatttaaaatgatattattGTCTAGGTCATATGCCTTCACATTCCATACATCTACGTGTTCGTTTTTTGTGCTCTTCATTCTGTTGAAGTAGATCAGTGGGTCGTTACCGTATCCGCACCCCCACCCGAGGCTGTAGCTTAAATCGTTTCCTGTGCCTAGGGGGAGGACACCGATAGGTGCGCACGCAATGTAGGACTCGAGAGAATTTTTGTGCAATCtcttttctttatctttCCGTTCACCATGGGGGGGTTCTCCATGGGGGTGCTCACCATGGCGGTGCTCACCGTGGcggtttttttcttccccctttgagtGCACAACTTTGTAGCCATTATCCAGTTGGACGACGATATCTTCATCGCTTCCATCTTGATTGGCTGCTTCCAACTTGGAGAGCCCCTCCGTTTTGGCTGTCTCCCCGTTTACATTCCTTTGGTAGGCACCACCCCGGTGGGGTGCCACATCGTCCCCGTTGCGGAGATGCACTGGGGTGCCCCCACCACGGTCAGCGCTTCCACCATCACAGTTAGCGCTCCCACCATCACAATCAGCAGTGCCGCTGTTAAGTGAATTCCCATTACTGTAATTCGAACGGGTGTCATTAGCACAGTGGTGCTTATTGTGTGCCTTCTTTGCGTTCACTCCCGCGGTCCCGTCCGGCTCATCACTTGGGTTCGCCCCACTAACCTCCTGACAGTACGACGGggaattttcatttaatttggTTTTCATTGGCAAATAACTGGTGGACTTCTCCTTATAATCATGGTAAAGAATATTATcgaacattttttcattctcttTCCCCCGCCGGGattcaaaaaaggggtcctCATTATTCTCTGTATAATTACTATGTATAAGTGTGTTGCTATTGTAGTACTTGTCCATCATGGagtttccattttggaagcTCTTCACTGTGCTTCCCTTGTAGGCTTCATCTTCGCAGAGGTCGTCTCCGTTTTCTCCACCTTCATCCTTTTCGGCGCCCTTCTTTTTGAAGTTCCTGAGCTTTTCGAAGAGGTACAGGTACTTCCCGTTTGCGCCCTTGGCTTCGGTGCCCCTCCTGGCCAGGTCCTTGGGGCTGCTGCGCCCGGAGCTCCAGCCGTTGGCCTCGCTGTTCAGGTGGTGGC harbors:
- a CDS encoding hypothetical protein, conserved (encoded by transcript PVX_099985A), whose amino-acid sequence is MDDAHVHGKYKSVSKREGRQGRGKKITSNGHLVRDVKQSAHVGDTPSQKLSDKKDGSAQANHVDRANKPVETSASEQGHANREQQHRGALHRGRRNHYSDAKLGREQPNGNYYDKSDYVKRERVVDHYKKLDGVYPSHSGRRSNRGYHQRGSYRNEPTGRGTTDRWHRYYPKERTSKAAEGGRRDRNGITPNSGHSVLPPLNNPPQGSNMGMKYPNEVVQRGGKEKTTFSHSGEHEKGRQTEVRSVQVDHSADSLQENFAHRNEVPPSKGKTLSQLHRNEKSEEHFTNGLQETSESTPTVENTYLNELSPINMAANGCRGALLEREIEGDQSGPFYIHRGVRNNDVVEVPREEPNWKSTNNHLEKKVGPNEPPSGGGTNQKDTPPMGGSPNANDNLRKLKREEEKKKVMNWKLEEQTLLEEGLRVYKDLKNCPEKWEKVSEIVKTKGPEDCLKRFLYCRFVVLKEKQKMEKELQERQRGEREEPSEVKPSEPNQPNEPNDPNEEGSEQANEELEQDIDSDDMNINNNANITGKSLVLGNVHIKNISLYKAVQLKLQLLCTRCCNTFDVTTTSKDAPQLVCTCANCSSSAVVEVYRNICFMENSCVCVLKFNQCSLMDLLSGDYSVNCESCGRKSILKNVTSGKEMHANCQKCFTKLEFKYSGFSFDEIVSANNAAIKKIDEMINKLFTKKKSSKKAVAAPNNLKIEKCKNVIKVNNIEVKDGACKHFKKSHRLFKFPCCNKIFPCPTCHDLNSNHECGIAKRVICGFCFREFDDDDVCVCQRDKKAKKGGNFWEGGKGCRNAVALSRNDSKKYKLLNRQTVQKKKKK
- a CDS encoding diacylglycerol kinase, putative (encoded by transcript PVX_099990A; Apicoplast targeted protein. Curated by Stuart Ralph, Walter and Eliza Hall Institute of Medical Research, Australia.), with the translated sequence MEDFAYVDKNVYINLLLTILNKCKEYLLGIGILKLLFCLCIVLISIIFARRKNKKKKKVNIYIQLHNVRHGNGKKAAELADGQKCYSTNEEAQIVEPTFPQTPEQTDVEQVNDDFYHITYSPHIFDLKSINSTELCNVCNESIYSFIFYKKDIFECVVCRNKCHIECAPNSNLMSCKTTVFFKNKHKFIKIRNCMWNNKCNICSKTFSYFSIPPFVKQYIYKCVWCNKYFHVHCVEKAAKRKEQTKGSKKQVKDAVCTYGNNKYLLLPYEVAIKEHVLLDFLTNAYHRVKEAEVGNDEVLLSYTAQALDDTLRGDATGEFNTHGGNANKGSANGGSANGGGKHTPEEQLCPDYVNHFHTFHKMRTFKSFPSCSKAKSGVTPVHANFLLNFFPIHLPIYEIKSSRRILLIFVNVKSGGQAGKKLYQELLMYFNPLQIISIKSEKNVLNALNMYKEMIFLNRVIILICGGDGTISIFIDTLLKFFANEVAISAQQGKNKGKYNKLYWSDKKSEQFVSTKNTFLNKTIMNITAKLKHNKDALRKKWANNITAQAKKPTNFFLKKRSEKGEKNADGEEADRCGDDDDGDDDAGHISEENAETYFGNDSSTARAWGESQSDELAPKQASKAKAALSGELNGELNGELNGELNGELNGELNGELNGELNGELNGELNGELNGELNGELNGELNGELNGDFSADLSADLRHHLNSEANGWSSGRSSPKDLARRGTEAKGANGKYLYLFEKLRNFKKKGAEKDEGGENGDDLCEDEAYKGSTVKSFQNGNSMMDKYYNSNTLIHSNYTENNEDPFFESRRGKENEKMFDNILYHDYKEKSTSYLPMKTKLNENSPSYCQEVSGANPSDEPDGTAGVNAKKAHNKHHCANDTRSNYSNGNSLNSGTADCDGGSANCDGGSADRGGGTPVHLRNGDDVAPHRGGAYQRNVNGETAKTEGLSKLEAANQDGSDEDIVVQLDNGYKVVHSKGEEKNRHGEHRHGEHPHGEPPHGERKDKEKRLHKNSLESYIACAPIGVLPLGTGNDLSYSLGWGCGYGNDPLIYFNRMKSTKNEHVDVWNVKAYDLDNNIILNNSFINYFDFGIISRLALHFDNIRKKFPHFFNSRIGNKILYGEVGFRDFCFNTYKYKLNKNIKLYCDGKKVKIDEDIESVCLINIPYFLGGLKIWKEDDKDKNYHSDVDRQKREHVGRRPSKQEEKKQGKEQPEGNKSTNSSSNSSFIGCPMNDHLPHQKSGGILSNRFGDRNGHPYDDHKKMAMTEFLKSAALKHSAGEEVNPSEFFQNEETNETTLHSEGENHPQGEENPSSPPQTNEQPFDYSNIYKSYRLDFYRQKKRKQKYRKQKMDDKVIEVIGFRNMFHIFQVQIGMSSAIKLCQGSDIKVKIDKAFIQNKNKIYFQYDGEPGFRNIHKLHFSHK